The Methanolinea sp. genome segment GCCTCGAGAAGGTCATCGCGAACATCATCTCCAACCCCAACATCCGGTTCCTCCTGCTCTGCGGGACCGAGGTGAAGGGCCACCTCGCGGGCCAGACGATGGCTGCACTCCACAAGAACGGCGTCAAGGACGGGAGGGTCGTCGGTGCTGAGGGTGCAATCCCCTTCATCGAGAACCTCAAGGACGACGCCATCAAGCGCTTCCAGGAGCAGGTCGAACTGGTCAACATCATGGAGACCGAGGACCTCGGGACCATCAAGGCCAAGATCGCGGAACTCAAGGCCCGCGACCCGGGCGCCTTCCCCGCGGACCCGATGGTCGTCGAGGTCAAGGAAGCTGCAGCCGGCGGCGTCGAGGTCGCGGCCGCGGGTGTCAACCCGCAGTTCCTCGAGATCGAGAAGAGGCTGGACAAGATCGAGAAGAAGATCGAGTTTGCCGATGCCGAGATTGCGCAGCGCGTGGGAAGGAAGATCGGAAGGGACATCGGCATCCTCTACGGACTGGTCGCCGGACTGACCGTGTTCGTGATGCTGCTCGTCCTGCTCCCGAAGCTGAATATGATGATCTGAAAGGAGGTGTGAATTCGAATGTTCAGGTTTGAGAAAGAACAGAAAGTCTGGGACTTCAACGGCACCAAGATTGGTGGTCAGCCTGGAGAGTACCCGACCGTACTTGCGTGCTCAATCTTCTACAACAAGCACGAGATCGTGCTTGACGAGAAGACCGGAAAGATCGACAAAGCGGCTGCGGAGGCGCTCTGGAACAGGTGCCAGGAGCTCTCCGACATGGTGGGTATCCCGCACTTCATCCAGATCCTCGCCGAGTACCCGCAGGCGTTCGAGAGCTACTTCACGTGGTTTGACAGCATCGACAACAAGACGGCGTTCCTCATGGACTCGTCCGTTCCCCAGTGCCTCGCGCACGCCTGCAAGTTCGTGACCGAGGTGGGCCTCGCGCACCGCGCGATCTACAACTCGATTAACGGGTCGATCCTGCCGGAGAACATCGAGGCCCTCAAGAACAGCGACGTCGATGCCGCGATCGTCCTCGCGTTCAACCCCGCGGACCCGACCGTTCAGGGGAGGGAGAAGGTCCTCGTCGAGGGCGGTGTCGCCGGGCAGGCGAAGGGGATGCTCCAGATCGCAGAGGAGTGCGGGATCACGAGGCCCATCCTCGACACCGCGGCAACCCCGCTCGGGCTCGGGTCCGGGAGCGCGTACCGCGAGATCCTCGCCTGCAAGGCGATCCACGGGCTCCCGACCGGCGGTGCGTACCACAACATGACGGTCGCGTGGACCTGGCTCAAGCGCTGGAAGGGATCGAAGAAGAACCCGTCCCAGCTCCTCGAGTCCCTGAAGGGCAAGGACATCTACGTGAAGCAGCTCCTCCACCACTACCTCGGCGGTCTCGAGGGAGTTGTCCAGGCGGCATGGTCAGCCCCCGACATCGGGTGCAACCTCGTCGCGAGCACGCTCGGCGCAGACCTCATCATGTACGGCCCGATCGAGAACGTCGAGCCGATGATCACTGCCCAGGCATACATGGACATCGTCACGCTCGAGGCGATGCGGCCGCTGGGAATCGAGTGCAAGTCCGAGAACCACCCGTTCTTCAAACTCATCTAAACCTTTTTTTCCCGCGGTCACGGAAAACCCCGGGCACATTCGATTGAAGCTTCGCTTCGTGCGCCCTTCCCCCTCTCCCCGGAGGTCTCGAGGGTAACCCGGACCACGCGGCGATTCCTCCCGCGGAAAGACAGCACTTGGATTGGCAATCCTCCCTCGGCCCCCCAGTGCATTCCCGTTCGATAAGACGGACACTCCCTGTCCCCCCGCGCGGCCTGCTCTCCATGCCCCTGCCACGCGTGCCGGGATGTTCCCCTTGTTCCGGGCAAGCGGGAGAAAACATCTGGAGAAAACAGGTTGTCGTCCCCCCGTCCCGGGCGCGATGTGGGAGGCGAAGCGGGGGAATGCCGCGTGGACCCGTGGTTCCAGGGTCTGGAATCTTTTATAAACTGTATAATGCGATATGCAAGAACTGGACCCTCCGCGCCGCGGGCGGTGAATCCACCGCGGGGACGTGGGGAAGACACGCGTTGCCGGCGCGGGAGAACCCCGTGTAAAAGTTTTGCGAGGAAAAAAAGCGGTGACGTTATTTATTTGCGGTGAGGAGCCGGGGACTCGTCCAGGCCGTGCACTTCCCCGGGTACACCCGCAACGGATCGATCGGGAAAAGGGGCAGGGGAGCCGGATTCGTGTCCCTGATCCGGGCTGCCCCCGTTATCCCCTCCCCCTGCCCTCCCTCGTTGCGAGGAACCGCACGAGCGCCATGATCCCGGGTTTCCCCTCCTTCCTGTGCCCCCGTCCCGGCACAAACATCTCATAGAAGGGATTTTCAAGCATCTCCCTCTCGAGGCGCCCGGAGATCTCGTCGAATATCCTCGCGTACGCGGTGCAGTAGGGATCGACGCCCGCGATCTCGCCCCCGTTTGGGACCATCGCGTTGTAGGGGCATCCCCCCCTGCAGTACCGGATGTGGGGGCAGTCCGCGCACGCCCTGTCGACGAGGTCCCGGAATTCCTGCATCCGCCTGCCGACGGGCGAATCCGCGAGCTGCGCGATGGACGGGCGGTCGGCAACGTGCCCCATCGCGTACTCCGGCATCCCCACGAACCGGTAGCAGGGGTAGATGGTCCCGTCCGGGCCCACGGCAAACGTGCTCCCCATGCAGTCCACGTAGGTGCAGACCGTCCCGTGCCGGAAGATGACGCACTTGCAGAGGTCATTGATGTTCATGATCTCGAA includes the following:
- the mtrA gene encoding tetrahydromethanopterin S-methyltransferase subunit A — its product is MGEKKSPASGWPVVQGDFHAGDPQSPVAVMTCGSHLDEKAICEGGAAIAGSCKTENLGLEKVIANIISNPNIRFLLLCGTEVKGHLAGQTMAALHKNGVKDGRVVGAEGAIPFIENLKDDAIKRFQEQVELVNIMETEDLGTIKAKIAELKARDPGAFPADPMVVEVKEAAAGGVEVAAAGVNPQFLEIEKRLDKIEKKIEFADAEIAQRVGRKIGRDIGILYGLVAGLTVFVMLLVLLPKLNMMI
- the mtrH gene encoding tetrahydromethanopterin S-methyltransferase subunit H, whose translation is MFRFEKEQKVWDFNGTKIGGQPGEYPTVLACSIFYNKHEIVLDEKTGKIDKAAAEALWNRCQELSDMVGIPHFIQILAEYPQAFESYFTWFDSIDNKTAFLMDSSVPQCLAHACKFVTEVGLAHRAIYNSINGSILPENIEALKNSDVDAAIVLAFNPADPTVQGREKVLVEGGVAGQAKGMLQIAEECGITRPILDTAATPLGLGSGSAYREILACKAIHGLPTGGAYHNMTVAWTWLKRWKGSKKNPSQLLESLKGKDIYVKQLLHHYLGGLEGVVQAAWSAPDIGCNLVASTLGADLIMYGPIENVEPMITAQAYMDIVTLEAMRPLGIECKSENHPFFKLI